AAGGGTAACGATCAGGTGCGTTTCGAGGTCGGCATCGCTGCCCTCGACCCCGACCTGGAGGTACTGGCACCTGTTCGGGTCTGGGAACTCAAGACCCGCGAGCAGGAGATGGAATACGCACGGGAGCATGGCATCCCTGTGCCGACCACGAAGGCGAACCCATATTCCATCGACGACAATCTGTGGGGCCGTGCCATCGAGTGCGGCGTGCTCGAGGATCCCTGGGTAGAGCCGCCTGCGGACATATACACGCTCACATCCGACACTCTCGGCCACCAGTGCGACGAGCCCGAGTACGTCGAGATCAGCTTCGAGCAGGGCATCCCTGTCGCGCTTAACGGCGAACTCTGCAGTTTCCACGAGATCATCAACCAGATGAACGAGCTTGCCGGCAAGCACGGATTCGGCCGCATCGACATGATCGAGAACCGGCTCATCGGTGTGAAGAGCCGCGAGATCTACGAGGTGCCGGGTGCGCTCACGCTGATCACCGCACACAAGGCGCTCGAAGACCTCTGTCTGGAGCGCGAACTCCTGCACTATAAGCTGCATATCGAGCAGAAGTGGGCGGAGCTCGTCTACAACGGCATGTGGTTCTCGCCGTTGAAGGAAGCCCTCGACGGCTTCGTGGAGACCACGCAGCAGCTCGTTACCGGTGACGTGCGTTTGCGCTTCTACAAGGGTTCGTGCGTGACCGTCGGTCGGCGTAGCCCGTACTCTCTCTACGACTACAATCTTGCGACCTACGACGAGGCCGACAGTTTCGACCACAAGGCGGCAAAGGGCTTCATCGATTTGCACGGTCTGCCCGTGAAGGTCTGGGCGCGCCAGCGCCGCAAGGTCGGCAAGGAAGGCGAAGTCTAGGCCCGGGCATAGCGATTTGCCAAGGAGGATTCTCGCGTGAGCGATGCCAAGAAGCCATGGGGCGGGCGGTTCGAGAAGACCCCGAGCGCGTTTCTCGACGAGTACGGCGCTTCTCTCCCCGTTGACAAGCGCATGTGGGCCGCCGACATCAAAGGGTCCATCGCGCACGCCCGCATGCTCGCGACACAGGGCGTGATCAGCTCCGGCGACGCCGACGCTATCGAAGCGGGGCTCTCCGAGATCTTCCGGGAGATCCGTGACGGTTCCTTCGAGTTCAGGATCGCCGACGAGGACATCCACATGGCCATCGAACGTGCGCTCACCGAGCGGATCGGGCCGGCAGGAGGCCGACTCCATACCGCGCGGTCGCGCAACGATCAGGTCGCACTCGACACGCGCATCTACGCCAAGGAGACCTCAGCCGACCTCGTTCGCCGCGGCAACAAGCTCCGCGCGACGATCCTGCACCTCGCGCAGGAGTTCTTCGGCCAGGTCATGCCTGGCTACACTCACCTGCAGAAGGCGCAACCCGTGCTGCTATCGCATCACCTGCTCGCGTACTTCTGGATGCTCACGCGCGACGTGACGCGCCTGCGCCACGCTCACGAGGCGGCCGATGTCATGCCGCTGGGCAGCGCAGCGCTCGCCGGCACGACGTTCGATATCGATCGCGAGTTCGTTGCGGATCGGCTCGGGTTCTCCTCGGTCAGCCCGAACTCGATGGACGCGGTCTCGGACCGGGACTTTCTCGTCGACCTGACGTACGCCTGCACGCTTGGGATGGTTCACCTCTCCCGCCTGTGTGAGGAGCTGATTCTCTGGTCGACCGAGGAGTTCGGCTTCATCAAGATGGACGACTCGCATTCCACGGGGTCGAGCATCATGCCACAGAAGAAGAACCCTGACTTCGCCGAGCTCACGCGCGGCAAGACGGGGCGCGTGGTAGGCGATCTGACGGCGCTACTGGTAGTGCTCAAGGGACTGCCGCTCGCCTACAACAAGGACATGCAGGAGGACAAGGAAGCCGCCTTCGACGCGATCGACACGTTCGCCGACGCGCTGCGTGCGGTCGACGGCATGCTTGCGTCGATGCACATCGACACCGACCGGATGCTCGCCGCCGCTCAAGGCGGATACATGGCGGCGACCGATCTGGCGGACTACCTGGTCGGGACCGGCATGCCCTTCCGCCAGGCGCACGAGGTCGTCGGGCGGCTGGTGCTCGGACTCGAAGG
The genomic region above belongs to Actinomycetota bacterium and contains:
- a CDS encoding argininosuccinate synthase, with the translated sequence MAKDKVVLAYSGGLDTSVAIQWLRENHDLDVIALAIDVGQERQDLEFVRTKALDIGAVESIVKDVREEYVEEFLSKALMTNALYENKYPLVSAMSRPIIVKHLVEEAHRCRARYIAHGCTGKGNDQVRFEVGIAALDPDLEVLAPVRVWELKTREQEMEYAREHGIPVPTTKANPYSIDDNLWGRAIECGVLEDPWVEPPADIYTLTSDTLGHQCDEPEYVEISFEQGIPVALNGELCSFHEIINQMNELAGKHGFGRIDMIENRLIGVKSREIYEVPGALTLITAHKALEDLCLERELLHYKLHIEQKWAELVYNGMWFSPLKEALDGFVETTQQLVTGDVRLRFYKGSCVTVGRRSPYSLYDYNLATYDEADSFDHKAAKGFIDLHGLPVKVWARQRRKVGKEGEV
- the argH gene encoding argininosuccinate lyase, encoding MSDAKKPWGGRFEKTPSAFLDEYGASLPVDKRMWAADIKGSIAHARMLATQGVISSGDADAIEAGLSEIFREIRDGSFEFRIADEDIHMAIERALTERIGPAGGRLHTARSRNDQVALDTRIYAKETSADLVRRGNKLRATILHLAQEFFGQVMPGYTHLQKAQPVLLSHHLLAYFWMLTRDVTRLRHAHEAADVMPLGSAALAGTTFDIDREFVADRLGFSSVSPNSMDAVSDRDFLVDLTYACTLGMVHLSRLCEELILWSTEEFGFIKMDDSHSTGSSIMPQKKNPDFAELTRGKTGRVVGDLTALLVVLKGLPLAYNKDMQEDKEAAFDAIDTFADALRAVDGMLASMHIDTDRMLAAAQGGYMAATDLADYLVGTGMPFRQAHEVVGRLVLGLEGEGRTLQDLTAEEFATFNAAFGDDALEVVDIYSVVARRNSVGGTGNDAVTDQLVTARDALAVDTAWVEALSE